One Vibrio neonatus genomic window carries:
- a CDS encoding efflux RND transporter periplasmic adaptor subunit, with translation MKFNRKLLFFPAVIVGIIILIVAIETRPQVPTKPAGDRAKPVKVMAMKLTPIAPEAIGFGQASAKFEWTAIAEVSGKVVYRNPNLERGRVLKAGTEVLRIDPLDYELKLVQAKADLSSSETQLKKLAIEFSNNKSSLAIEKNRLTLSETELKRLQDLRNKKVASQSDVDTQQQAYLAQRKLVQDSENKVTLYPDERKVAQALVEVNKAKVKEAERALAKTSIVLPRDLRISSVDIELNQVVNLQQNMLTAQGLDVMEVEAQVSIHDMQLLTQSLADKQGTDARFPDLSRLQASVSVSSGSYTAVWPAKVTRVSDSVDPTHATIGVILEIQQGAKGMPAPTASMISGMLLRAKIEGVQSPQWVIPEMALHGNKVYLFEDGKLKILPVSVQYRRDQKVVVSGEFKAEDRLILNDLLPALSGMQLKLEKVADEAKSAEDAA, from the coding sequence ATGAAATTTAATCGCAAGCTACTGTTCTTTCCCGCTGTTATCGTTGGAATTATTATTTTAATCGTGGCCATCGAAACTCGTCCACAAGTTCCAACTAAGCCTGCTGGAGATAGGGCAAAGCCGGTGAAAGTAATGGCGATGAAATTGACTCCAATAGCACCAGAAGCGATTGGTTTTGGACAAGCGTCTGCCAAATTTGAATGGACTGCCATTGCTGAAGTATCAGGCAAAGTGGTTTATCGAAATCCAAATCTTGAGCGTGGTCGAGTGCTTAAGGCGGGGACTGAAGTGTTGCGAATCGATCCGCTCGATTATGAATTGAAGCTAGTGCAGGCAAAAGCCGATTTGAGCTCTAGTGAAACCCAGCTTAAAAAATTAGCCATAGAGTTTAGCAACAATAAAAGCAGTTTAGCGATAGAGAAAAATCGTCTTACGTTATCGGAAACCGAATTAAAACGTCTGCAAGATTTGAGAAACAAAAAAGTAGCCTCGCAATCTGATGTGGATACTCAGCAACAAGCGTATCTTGCGCAGCGCAAACTGGTGCAAGACAGTGAAAACAAAGTCACGCTTTATCCAGACGAAAGAAAAGTTGCGCAAGCCTTGGTTGAGGTCAATAAAGCTAAAGTTAAAGAAGCTGAACGCGCTCTGGCAAAAACCAGTATTGTTCTGCCTCGCGATTTACGTATCTCCTCGGTTGATATTGAGCTCAACCAAGTGGTCAACCTGCAACAAAATATGCTGACCGCTCAAGGGTTAGATGTGATGGAAGTCGAAGCACAAGTGTCGATTCATGATATGCAGTTATTGACGCAGAGCTTAGCGGATAAGCAAGGTACCGATGCTCGTTTTCCTGATTTGTCTCGCTTACAAGCCTCAGTGAGTGTTTCTAGTGGAAGTTATACTGCGGTTTGGCCTGCAAAAGTAACTAGAGTTAGTGACTCCGTTGATCCTACTCACGCCACCATTGGTGTGATCTTGGAGATCCAACAAGGGGCGAAAGGTATGCCTGCGCCAACAGCGTCCATGATCAGTGGCATGTTGTTACGCGCTAAAATAGAAGGTGTGCAATCACCACAATGGGTTATCCCGGAAATGGCGTTGCATGGCAACAAAGTGTATCTGTTTGAAGATGGCAAATTGAAGATCCTACCAGTTTCGGTGCAATATCGTCGCGATCAGAAAGTGGTCGTTAGCGGTGAGTTTAAAGCAGAAGATCGTTTAATTTTAAATGATCTATTACCGGCACTTTCTGGAATGCAGTTGAAGCTGGAAAAAGTGGCTGATGAGGCTAAGTCTGCGGAGGATGCGGCGTGA
- the leuB gene encoding 3-isopropylmalate dehydrogenase codes for MADKSYKIAVLPGDGIGPEVMQQAHKVLNAIESKHSLKFERDEFDVGGIAIDNHGSPLPQSTLNGCEAADAILFGSVGGPKWENLPPNDQPERGALLPLRKHFQLFCNLRPAQIHKGLESFSPLRADISDRGFDIVVVRELTGGIYFGQPKGREGEGANEKAFDTEVYHRYEIERIARIAFESARLRDKNVYSIDKANVLQSSILWREVVEEVAQEYPDVELKHMYIDNATMQLIKDPSQFDIMLCSNIFGDIISDECAMITGSMGMLPSASLNASNFGLYEPAGGSAPDIAGKNIANPVAQILSAALMLRYSLGEEDAAKDIENAVSKALAAGELTADLAGDKPALSTSEMGDKIAEYVLNS; via the coding sequence ATGGCAGATAAATCTTACAAGATTGCCGTACTACCAGGTGACGGTATTGGCCCAGAAGTAATGCAACAAGCTCATAAAGTATTGAATGCAATTGAAAGTAAGCATTCACTTAAATTTGAACGTGATGAATTTGACGTGGGTGGCATTGCTATCGATAACCACGGTTCACCACTACCACAATCAACACTAAATGGTTGTGAAGCCGCTGATGCTATCTTATTTGGCTCTGTGGGTGGTCCTAAATGGGAAAACCTACCCCCAAACGATCAACCCGAACGTGGTGCTCTACTTCCTTTGCGTAAGCATTTCCAACTGTTCTGTAACCTTCGTCCTGCACAAATTCATAAGGGCTTAGAAAGCTTCTCTCCACTACGTGCTGATATCTCAGATCGTGGTTTTGATATTGTGGTGGTCCGTGAACTTACTGGCGGCATCTACTTTGGTCAACCAAAGGGCCGTGAAGGTGAAGGCGCAAATGAAAAAGCGTTTGATACCGAAGTTTACCACCGCTACGAGATTGAGCGTATTGCGCGTATCGCCTTTGAATCGGCTCGTCTACGTGACAAAAATGTCTACTCCATCGATAAAGCGAACGTTCTACAAAGCTCTATTCTTTGGCGTGAAGTGGTAGAAGAAGTGGCTCAGGAATACCCTGATGTTGAGCTTAAGCATATGTACATTGATAACGCGACTATGCAGCTTATCAAAGACCCATCGCAATTTGACATCATGCTATGTTCAAACATCTTTGGCGATATCATCTCTGATGAATGTGCCATGATCACAGGCTCTATGGGCATGCTTCCTTCTGCAAGCTTAAACGCGAGCAACTTTGGTTTATACGAACCTGCTGGCGGCAGTGCGCCTGATATTGCCGGCAAAAACATCGCCAACCCAGTCGCGCAAATTTTGTCTGCGGCACTGATGTTGCGTTACAGCCTAGGCGAAGAAGATGCGGCTAAAGATATTGAAAATGCTGTCTCGAAAGCATTAGCCGCAGGCGAGCTTACTGCCGACCTTGCCGGTGACAAACCCGCTTTAAGCACCTCTGAGATGGGCGATAAAATTGCTGAGTATGTTTTGAACTCTTAA
- the djlA gene encoding co-chaperone DjlA yields MHFFGKILGAFFGFLFGGAFGALLGLYIGHRFDRAKTLSRARQSGFGGFQRGANPAQQAEFFQAAFSVMGHVAKAKGQVTEQEIQLASIMMQRMNLDENQRRTAQEAFRQGKSASFPLRDVLNRVREISRGRHDLTQFFLELQISAAFADGSLHPKERDVLHIVAEVLGFSAAQLERRLKMQEAAYRFQQSGGFGGQHSGGGYQQQATTQDQLAAAYEILGVEASAEPKEIKRAYRKLMNEHHPDKLSAKGLPPEMLEVAKEKAQEIQHAYDVVKKERNFK; encoded by the coding sequence TTTTTTGTTCGGTGGAGCGTTTGGCGCGCTACTCGGGCTGTACATTGGACATAGATTTGATCGAGCAAAAACATTAAGTCGAGCTCGTCAAAGTGGCTTTGGTGGATTCCAAAGAGGCGCAAATCCAGCGCAACAAGCGGAGTTCTTCCAAGCGGCGTTTTCGGTGATGGGGCATGTTGCTAAGGCAAAAGGTCAAGTTACCGAGCAAGAAATTCAACTTGCAAGCATCATGATGCAACGTATGAACTTGGATGAAAACCAAAGACGAACCGCTCAAGAGGCATTTCGTCAAGGTAAGTCGGCCTCGTTCCCGCTGCGTGATGTGCTAAATCGAGTACGCGAAATTAGCCGTGGCAGACATGATTTAACGCAGTTCTTCCTTGAGCTACAAATTTCAGCGGCTTTCGCCGATGGTAGTTTGCATCCTAAAGAGCGCGATGTGTTACACATTGTTGCTGAGGTGCTTGGCTTTAGCGCGGCTCAATTGGAGCGCCGTCTAAAAATGCAAGAAGCGGCGTATCGTTTCCAGCAAAGCGGTGGCTTTGGTGGTCAGCATTCTGGTGGTGGTTATCAGCAGCAAGCGACCACTCAAGACCAATTGGCCGCGGCTTATGAGATCCTTGGCGTCGAAGCTTCGGCTGAACCAAAAGAGATTAAACGAGCTTATCGCAAGTTGATGAATGAACATCACCCAGACAAACTTTCAGCGAAAGGCTTGCCGCCTGAGATGCTGGAAGTGGCAAAAGAAAAAGCACAAGAGATTCAACACGCCTATGATGTAGTTAAGAAAGAGAGAAACTTTAAATAG
- the leuA gene encoding 2-isopropylmalate synthase — MSDQVIIFDTTLRDGEQALSASLTVKEKLQIAYALERLGVDVIEAGFPISSPGDFESVQTIAKHIKNSRICALSRAVAKDIDAAAEALKVADQFRIHTFISTSTVHVQDKLRRSYDDVIEMGVNAVKHARKYTDDVEFSCEDAGRTPIDNLCRMVEAAINAGANTINIPDTVGYTVPNEFGGIIETLFNRVPNIDKAIISVHCHDDLGMSVANSIAAVQAGARQVEGTINGIGERAGNCSLEEVAMIIKTRESFLGVQTNFKHDEIHRTSKLVSQLCNMPVQANKAIVGANAFSHSSGIHQDGMLKNKNTYEIMTPESIGLKNQALNLTSRSGRAAVKSHMDSMGYKEEEYNLDTLYADFLKLADSKGQVFDYDLEALMHFANLRDEDDYFKLNYLSVQSGSIMATTSIKLLCGDKEKCEAAVGNGPVDALYQCIYRLTGYDIVLDKFHLTAKGEGEDGLGQADIIANYKGRKYHGTGLATDIVEASGQALLHVINSIHRADQIEEIKQKKHTATV, encoded by the coding sequence ATGAGCGATCAAGTCATTATCTTTGACACCACACTACGAGATGGTGAACAGGCACTTTCTGCAAGCCTAACAGTTAAGGAAAAATTGCAAATTGCCTATGCTCTGGAGCGATTGGGCGTAGACGTTATTGAAGCTGGCTTTCCTATTTCTTCGCCAGGTGATTTTGAATCGGTACAAACCATTGCCAAACACATCAAGAACAGCCGCATTTGTGCCCTATCTCGCGCAGTTGCCAAAGATATCGATGCTGCGGCAGAAGCGTTGAAAGTCGCTGACCAGTTCCGAATTCATACTTTTATCTCCACATCGACCGTGCACGTACAAGACAAACTTCGCCGTAGCTACGATGATGTGATTGAGATGGGTGTCAATGCAGTTAAACACGCTAGAAAATACACAGATGATGTTGAGTTTTCTTGTGAAGATGCTGGTCGTACGCCAATCGATAATCTATGTCGCATGGTGGAAGCTGCGATTAATGCTGGCGCGAATACCATCAACATTCCTGATACCGTTGGCTACACAGTGCCAAACGAATTTGGCGGTATTATCGAAACCCTATTTAACCGCGTACCTAACATAGATAAGGCCATTATCTCTGTTCATTGTCATGACGATTTGGGTATGTCCGTTGCCAACTCGATTGCCGCTGTACAAGCCGGTGCTCGTCAGGTGGAAGGCACGATCAACGGCATTGGTGAGCGTGCGGGCAACTGTTCACTAGAAGAAGTGGCGATGATCATCAAAACGCGCGAATCCTTCTTGGGCGTACAGACGAATTTCAAACACGATGAAATTCATCGCACCAGCAAACTGGTCTCACAGCTTTGTAATATGCCAGTGCAAGCCAATAAAGCTATTGTCGGCGCAAATGCCTTTAGCCACTCGTCAGGCATTCACCAAGACGGCATGTTAAAGAACAAAAACACCTATGAAATCATGACTCCTGAATCCATAGGTCTTAAAAACCAAGCGCTTAACTTAACCAGTCGCTCTGGTCGCGCTGCAGTAAAAAGCCATATGGACAGCATGGGTTACAAGGAAGAAGAATATAACCTTGATACGCTATATGCAGACTTCTTGAAGTTGGCTGATAGCAAAGGGCAAGTATTCGATTACGACCTAGAAGCATTGATGCACTTCGCTAATTTGCGAGATGAAGATGACTACTTCAAGTTGAACTACTTGAGCGTTCAATCCGGCAGCATCATGGCAACCACCAGCATCAAATTGTTATGTGGCGATAAAGAAAAATGCGAAGCCGCAGTAGGTAATGGTCCCGTTGATGCCTTGTACCAGTGTATTTATCGCCTAACGGGTTACGATATTGTATTAGATAAATTCCACCTAACTGCTAAAGGCGAAGGTGAGGATGGTCTAGGTCAAGCCGATATCATCGCTAACTACAAAGGTCGTAAATATCACGGTACAGGTTTGGCGACGGATATTGTTGAAGCCTCAGGACAAGCATTACTACACGTGATTAACAGCATCCATCGCGCAGACCAAATTGAAGAAATAAAGCAGAAGAAACACACAGCAACAGTTTAA
- the leuD gene encoding 3-isopropylmalate dehydratase small subunit, translated as MSGFKQHTGLVVPLDAANVDTDAIIPKQFLQKVTRTGFGQHLFHDWRFLDDAGQQANPEFVMNEARYQGASILLARENFGCGSSREHAPWALADYGIQVMIAPSFADIFYGNSINNQMVPVRLTEAEVDEIFTFVEANEGAEVTVDLEAMLVTANGKQYSFEIDEFRRHCLLNGLDNIGLTLQHADKITEYEQNIPAFMR; from the coding sequence ATGTCAGGTTTTAAACAACATACGGGCTTAGTTGTCCCTCTTGACGCTGCCAACGTCGATACCGATGCCATCATTCCAAAACAGTTTCTACAAAAAGTAACTCGCACTGGATTTGGTCAGCACTTGTTCCATGACTGGCGTTTTCTTGATGATGCAGGTCAGCAAGCTAACCCTGAGTTTGTCATGAACGAAGCACGCTATCAGGGTGCGAGCATCTTGCTTGCACGTGAAAACTTCGGTTGTGGTTCTTCTCGTGAGCACGCCCCATGGGCACTGGCTGATTACGGCATTCAAGTCATGATAGCGCCAAGCTTTGCAGATATTTTCTACGGCAACTCTATCAACAACCAAATGGTTCCAGTACGTTTGACCGAAGCGGAAGTGGATGAGATTTTCACTTTTGTAGAAGCTAATGAAGGGGCTGAAGTCACCGTTGATTTAGAAGCTATGTTAGTGACCGCTAATGGCAAACAATACAGTTTCGAAATTGATGAGTTTCGTCGTCACTGCCTACTAAATGGTTTAGATAACATTGGTCTAACTCTGCAACATGCAGACAAAATCACAGAATATGAGCAGAATATCCCTGCATTTATGCGTTAA
- a CDS encoding DUF547 domain-containing protein, translating to MSKVWILILALFSYNSFAAPKSELWSYWDVHSQSQQSIDHSQWQSILDTYLVTQGDLTLFRYASVTKADKQHLKNYLSSLASIDPRQYSKAEQYAYWVNLYNSLTVQLILDNYPVKSITKLGGLFSFGPWDDKLISVTGQSLTLNDIEHRILRPIWNDPRTHYAVNCASLGCPNLQPQAFTAQNTEQLLIQSAKVFINSDKGVKVSNGALQLSSIYDWFAVDFGGKKGVLQHIAQYHDDLATADSLATFNGKITYDYDWQLNETAK from the coding sequence ATGTCAAAGGTATGGATTCTGATTCTTGCACTGTTTTCCTATAACAGTTTCGCCGCGCCCAAATCTGAGCTTTGGTCATATTGGGATGTGCATAGCCAAAGCCAGCAAAGCATTGATCATAGCCAGTGGCAGTCTATTCTAGATACTTATCTTGTTACCCAAGGGGACTTGACGCTATTTCGCTACGCATCCGTTACTAAGGCTGACAAACAGCATCTAAAAAACTATCTCTCATCACTGGCGAGTATTGACCCTCGACAATACTCCAAAGCTGAGCAATATGCGTACTGGGTTAATTTGTACAATAGCTTAACCGTACAGCTCATTCTGGATAATTACCCCGTCAAATCCATCACCAAATTAGGTGGCTTATTTAGCTTTGGTCCATGGGATGACAAACTGATCAGCGTGACCGGACAATCATTGACACTAAATGATATCGAACATCGGATTTTACGCCCTATCTGGAACGACCCTCGCACTCACTACGCCGTCAACTGCGCCAGTTTAGGTTGTCCGAACCTACAACCTCAAGCCTTTACAGCGCAAAATACTGAGCAGCTACTGATACAAAGTGCCAAAGTGTTTATTAATAGCGATAAAGGGGTAAAAGTCAGTAACGGAGCGCTACAACTCTCCTCGATTTACGATTGGTTTGCTGTGGACTTTGGCGGTAAAAAAGGCGTTTTGCAGCACATCGCGCAATACCACGATGACTTAGCCACCGCAGATAGTCTTGCCACTTTTAATGGCAAAATCACTTACGACTACGACTGGCAGTTAAATGAGACAGCTAAATAG
- the leuC gene encoding 3-isopropylmalate dehydratase large subunit, which produces MAKTLYQKIYDAHIAVEAEGENPILYIDRHLVHEVTSPQAFDGLREKGRRVRQTSKTFATMDHNVSTTTKDINASGEMARIQMETLSKNCGEFGVRLYDLNHKYQGIVHVMGPELGITLPGMTIVCGDSHTATHGAFGSIAFGIGTSEVEHVLATQTLKQSRAKTMKIEVKGKVAHGITAKDIVLAIIGKTTAAGGTGYVVEFCGEAITDLSMEGRMTVCNMAIELGAKAGLVAPDQTTFDYIKGRKFAPTGKDWDDAVEYWSGLKSDADAEFDAVVTLEAADIKPQVTWGTNPGQVISVDTPIPNPTSFADPVEKASAEKALAYMGLEAGKSLSEYPVDKVFVGSCTNSRIEDMRAAAKVAEGRKVAEHVQALIVPGSEQVKAQAEAEGLDKIFIAAGFEWRLPGCSMCLAMNNDRLGPQERCASTSNRNFEGRQGREGRTHLVSPAMAAAAAIAGHFVDIRTFEQQ; this is translated from the coding sequence ATGGCTAAAACTTTATATCAAAAAATCTATGATGCACATATTGCGGTAGAAGCTGAGGGCGAAAACCCTATCTTGTACATCGACAGACACTTAGTGCATGAAGTGACCTCACCACAAGCGTTTGATGGTCTGCGTGAAAAAGGTCGTCGTGTTCGCCAAACCAGCAAAACCTTTGCTACCATGGATCACAACGTCTCTACAACCACCAAAGACATTAATGCTTCTGGTGAAATGGCGCGCATCCAAATGGAAACCTTGTCGAAAAACTGTGGTGAATTTGGGGTTCGTCTTTATGACTTAAACCATAAATATCAAGGTATTGTACATGTTATGGGCCCAGAGCTTGGTATCACCCTGCCGGGCATGACCATCGTGTGTGGTGACTCACATACCGCTACTCACGGCGCATTTGGTTCTATTGCCTTTGGTATTGGTACCTCTGAAGTTGAGCATGTGTTGGCAACTCAAACCCTAAAACAGTCTCGTGCAAAAACTATGAAGATTGAAGTTAAGGGCAAGGTTGCACACGGCATTACCGCAAAAGATATCGTACTGGCGATCATCGGTAAAACGACCGCTGCTGGCGGTACGGGCTACGTGGTTGAGTTCTGTGGCGAAGCGATTACCGACCTTTCTATGGAAGGCCGTATGACCGTATGTAACATGGCTATCGAGCTTGGTGCAAAAGCGGGATTGGTTGCTCCAGACCAAACCACCTTTGATTACATCAAAGGCCGTAAATTTGCTCCAACAGGCAAAGATTGGGATGACGCGGTTGAATACTGGTCAGGCTTGAAATCGGATGCTGATGCTGAGTTTGACGCTGTCGTTACCCTAGAAGCTGCCGACATCAAACCTCAAGTCACTTGGGGTACTAACCCAGGTCAGGTAATTTCAGTGGATACGCCAATTCCTAACCCAACCAGCTTTGCTGACCCTGTAGAAAAAGCATCTGCGGAAAAAGCCTTAGCTTACATGGGACTAGAAGCCGGTAAATCTCTTTCTGAATACCCTGTCGATAAAGTGTTTGTTGGCTCTTGTACTAACTCTCGTATCGAAGATATGCGCGCGGCGGCGAAAGTTGCCGAAGGTCGTAAAGTCGCTGAGCACGTACAAGCACTTATCGTTCCTGGTTCTGAGCAAGTAAAAGCGCAAGCAGAAGCGGAAGGGCTAGATAAGATCTTTATTGCCGCAGGCTTTGAATGGCGCTTACCGGGCTGTTCTATGTGTTTGGCAATGAACAATGACCGCCTTGGTCCACAAGAGCGATGCGCTTCTACCAGTAACCGTAACTTTGAAGGTCGTCAGGGTCGTGAAGGCCGTACACACTTAGTTAGTCCAGCAATGGCGGCAGCGGCAGCTATCGCCGGTCATTTTGTTGATATCCGCACTTTTGAGCAGCAGTAA
- a CDS encoding DUF924 family protein: protein MTLSHSDVLHYWFTELEPQDWFRSNPDVDLQIKQRFMSLHQQAVQCELADWRDSASGRLAEIIVLDQFSRNLYRQSALAFANDSLALALAQEAVSLGVDKTLPLSQRSFLYMPYMHSESLLIHQHGLQLFTQSDLKNNREFHLQHTAILQRFGRYPHRNQALGRVSTPEELTFLSQPGSSF from the coding sequence ATGACATTGAGTCATAGCGACGTCTTACACTATTGGTTTACAGAGTTGGAACCACAAGATTGGTTCCGCTCCAATCCAGATGTTGATCTGCAAATCAAACAGCGTTTTATGTCGCTACATCAGCAAGCCGTGCAATGTGAGCTTGCTGATTGGCGCGACTCCGCTAGTGGGCGTTTAGCGGAGATTATCGTACTCGATCAGTTTTCGCGCAATTTATACCGGCAATCAGCGCTCGCTTTTGCCAATGATTCTTTGGCGTTAGCCTTGGCGCAAGAAGCGGTTTCTCTTGGCGTTGATAAAACACTGCCTTTGTCACAAAGAAGCTTTCTGTACATGCCTTACATGCATAGTGAGTCTTTACTTATTCATCAGCATGGCTTGCAATTATTTACTCAAAGTGATCTTAAAAATAACCGCGAATTTCACCTGCAACACACCGCTATTTTACAGCGCTTTGGCCGATATCCTCATCGTAATCAAGCTTTAGGCCGAGTCAGCACCCCAGAAGAGCTGACTTTCCTTTCTCAGCCCGGCTCTAGCTTCTAA